From the genome of Thiobacter sp. AK1, one region includes:
- the rplL gene encoding 50S ribosomal protein L7/L12: MAVSKAEILDAIANMSVLELSELIKEMEEKFGVSAAATAVAVAAAPAAGGAAPAEEKTDFTVMLTAAGEKKVEVIKVVRAITGLGLKEAKDLVDGAPKPVKEGIPKAEAEAIAKQLQEAGATCEIK; the protein is encoded by the coding sequence ATGGCCGTATCCAAAGCTGAAATCCTCGATGCCATTGCCAACATGAGCGTGCTGGAGTTGTCCGAGCTCATCAAGGAAATGGAAGAAAAATTCGGCGTGTCCGCCGCTGCCACCGCCGTGGCCGTGGCCGCTGCGCCTGCTGCCGGTGGGGCCGCACCCGCCGAAGAGAAGACTGATTTCACCGTGATGCTGACCGCAGCGGGTGAGAAGAAGGTGGAAGTGATCAAGGTGGTGCGTGCCATTACTGGCCTGGGCCTGAAGGAGGCCAAGGACCTGGTGGACGGTGCCCCGAAACCCGTGAAGGAAGGGATCCCCAAGGCGGAAGCCGAAGCGATCGCAAAACAGCTCCAGGAAGCCGGCGCCACTTGCGAAATCAAGTAA
- the rplJ gene encoding 50S ribosomal protein L10, with protein MALNMEKKQEVVAEVSAQVARAQAIILAEYRGLEAGDMTALRAQARKAGVYFRVLKNTLARRAVADTPFAPLAEKMVGPLAFAISADPVAAAKVLNEFAKGNEKLVIKGGAMPNTVMGPREVASLAALPSREELLAKLLGTMQAPIAQFVRTLNEVPARFVRTLAAVRDSKQAA; from the coding sequence GTGGCTCTCAACATGGAGAAAAAGCAGGAAGTGGTGGCCGAGGTGAGCGCCCAGGTGGCGCGGGCCCAGGCCATCATCCTGGCTGAATACCGCGGCCTGGAAGCGGGAGACATGACCGCCCTGCGGGCACAGGCGCGCAAGGCGGGTGTCTACTTCCGCGTGCTGAAGAACACGCTGGCGCGCCGCGCCGTGGCGGACACGCCGTTTGCTCCCCTGGCGGAGAAAATGGTGGGACCGCTCGCGTTCGCGATTTCCGCCGATCCGGTGGCTGCCGCCAAGGTGCTCAACGAGTTTGCCAAGGGCAACGAAAAGCTCGTGATCAAGGGGGGTGCGATGCCCAACACGGTCATGGGCCCACGGGAGGTGGCGAGTCTTGCCGCCCTGCCCTCGCGCGAAGAATTGCTCGCCAAACTCCTGGGCACCATGCAGGCGCCGATCGCGCAGTTCGTGCGCACCCTCAACGAGGTGCCGGCGCGCTTCGTGCGGACGCTGGCTGCCGTGCGTGACAGTAAACAGGCTGCTTGA
- the rpoB gene encoding DNA-directed RNA polymerase subunit beta: MTYSFAEKKRIRKSFAKRASVLDVPYLLATQLDSYRAFLQEGVPPGERKVEGLEAAFRSIFPIVSHSGNARLEYVSYTLGDPPFDVKECQQRGLTYAAPLRVKVRLVIMDREASKPTIKEAKEQEVYMGEIPLMTNNGSFIINGTERVIVSQLHRSPGVFFEHDRGKTHSSGKLLFSGRIIPYRGSWLDFEFDPKDYLYFRVDRRRKMPVTILLKALGYTPEQILQIFFQFDTFHLGKKGIEFELVPERLRGEVARFDITAKGKVIVPKDKRITVKHIREMEAAGLKKIVVPEDFLIGRVLATNVIDKETGELIARANDEITEEVLNKLLDAGIDSIQTLYINDLDHGPYISQTLRIDETADMMAARVAIYRMMRPGEPPTEEAVEALFNRLFFSEETYDLSKVGRMKFNRRVGRTELTGPGTLTPEDIVQVINLLVELRNGRGEIDDIDHLGNRRVRSVGELAENQFRAGLVRVERAVRERLAQAESENLMPHDLINAKPVSGAVKEFFGSSQLSQFMDQTNPLSEITHKRRVSALGPGGLTRERAGFEVRDVHPTHYGRVCPIETPEGPNIGLINSLALYARTNEYGFLETPYRKVVNGKVTDEIEYLSAIEEGQYVIAQANAELDKQGRFKEEFVSCRHWNEFTMAPRENVQYMDVAPAQIVSVAASLIPFLEHDDANRALMGSNMQRQAVPCLRPEKPLVGTGIERTAAVDSGTVVTATRGGVVDYVDATRIVVRVNDDETAPGEVGVDIYSLTKFTRSNQNTNINQRPLVKIGDVISRGDVIADGASTDTGELALGQNMFVAFMPWNGYNFEDSILINERVVAEDRYTSIHIEELSVVARDTKLGPEEITRDIPNLSERMASRLDESGIVYIGAEVQAGDVLVGKVTPKGETQLTPEEKLLRAIFGEKASDVKDTSLRVPSGMSGTVIDVQVFTREGIERDKRAAQIIEDMLKEYKKDLADRMRIVEEDTFGRIERLLIGKVANGGPKKLAKGSKITKSYLSEIGRYDWFDIRLANEEAATQLELLKESLDAKRREFDQMFAEKKKKLTSGDELPPGVLKMVKVYLAVKRRLQPGDKMAGRHGNKGVISKIVPVEDMPYMEDGTPVDIVLNPLGVPSRMNVGQILETHLGWAAKGLGQQIAKMLEDAQNLTVAQLRKYLEKIYNRTGRPEDLNALTDKEIVELAVNLRDGVPFASPVFDGATEEEIKDMLELAGLPRSGQVTLYDGRTGEPFERPVTVGYMHMLKLHHLVDDKMHARSTGPYSLVTQQPLGGKAQFGGQRFGEMEVWALEAYGAAYTLQEMLTVKSDDVNGRTKMYENIVKGDHRIDAGMPESFNVLVKEIRSLAIDIDLERD; the protein is encoded by the coding sequence ATGACCTACTCATTCGCCGAGAAGAAACGTATCCGCAAGAGCTTCGCCAAGCGCGCCAGCGTGCTCGACGTGCCGTATCTGCTCGCTACGCAGCTGGATTCCTACCGCGCCTTCCTGCAGGAGGGCGTGCCCCCCGGCGAGCGCAAGGTGGAGGGTCTAGAAGCGGCGTTCCGCTCCATTTTCCCGATCGTGTCCCACTCCGGCAATGCCCGCCTCGAATACGTGAGCTACACCCTGGGCGATCCTCCGTTCGACGTGAAGGAGTGTCAGCAGCGGGGACTGACCTATGCCGCACCGCTGCGGGTTAAAGTGCGCCTGGTGATCATGGACCGCGAGGCTTCCAAGCCCACCATCAAGGAGGCCAAGGAGCAGGAAGTGTACATGGGCGAGATCCCGCTCATGACCAATAACGGCTCCTTCATCATCAATGGTACCGAGCGGGTGATCGTCTCCCAGCTGCATCGCTCGCCCGGGGTCTTCTTCGAGCACGATCGCGGCAAGACCCATTCCTCGGGCAAGCTGTTGTTCTCGGGCCGCATCATCCCGTACCGCGGCTCCTGGCTGGACTTCGAGTTCGATCCCAAGGATTACCTGTATTTCCGGGTCGATCGCCGACGCAAGATGCCGGTGACCATCCTGCTCAAGGCGCTGGGCTACACGCCGGAGCAGATCCTGCAGATTTTCTTTCAGTTCGACACCTTCCATCTCGGCAAGAAGGGCATCGAGTTCGAATTGGTGCCGGAGCGCCTGCGCGGGGAAGTGGCCCGCTTCGATATCACTGCCAAGGGCAAGGTCATCGTGCCCAAGGACAAGCGCATCACCGTCAAGCACATCCGCGAGATGGAAGCCGCGGGCCTGAAGAAGATCGTCGTCCCCGAGGACTTTTTGATCGGCCGCGTGCTCGCGACCAATGTGATAGACAAGGAAACCGGCGAGCTCATCGCTCGTGCCAACGACGAGATCACCGAGGAGGTGTTGAACAAGCTGCTGGATGCCGGCATCGACAGCATCCAGACCCTCTACATCAACGATCTCGACCACGGCCCATACATTTCTCAGACGCTGCGCATCGACGAGACCGCCGACATGATGGCGGCGCGGGTGGCGATCTACCGCATGATGCGTCCGGGCGAGCCGCCCACCGAGGAAGCGGTGGAGGCGTTGTTCAACCGCCTGTTCTTCTCCGAGGAGACCTACGACCTGTCCAAAGTGGGACGGATGAAGTTCAACCGCCGCGTGGGTCGAACCGAACTCACCGGTCCCGGCACCTTGACCCCGGAAGACATCGTGCAGGTGATCAACCTGCTGGTGGAGCTGCGCAATGGCCGCGGCGAGATCGACGACATTGACCATCTGGGTAACCGGCGCGTGCGTTCCGTTGGCGAGCTGGCGGAGAACCAGTTCCGCGCCGGCCTGGTGCGTGTGGAACGCGCCGTGCGCGAGCGTCTGGCCCAGGCCGAATCGGAAAACCTGATGCCCCATGACCTGATCAACGCCAAGCCGGTATCGGGGGCGGTGAAGGAGTTCTTCGGCTCGAGCCAGCTTTCTCAGTTCATGGACCAGACCAACCCGCTGTCCGAGATCACCCACAAGCGGCGCGTCTCCGCCCTAGGCCCGGGCGGCCTCACCCGCGAACGTGCCGGCTTCGAGGTGCGTGACGTCCACCCGACCCATTACGGCCGGGTGTGTCCCATCGAAACGCCGGAAGGTCCCAACATCGGCCTGATCAACTCGCTTGCACTCTATGCTCGCACCAACGAGTACGGCTTCCTGGAGACACCCTACCGCAAGGTGGTCAACGGCAAGGTGACCGACGAGATTGAGTACTTGTCCGCCATCGAGGAAGGCCAGTACGTGATCGCCCAGGCAAATGCCGAGCTGGACAAGCAGGGACGTTTCAAGGAGGAATTCGTCTCCTGCCGTCACTGGAACGAGTTCACCATGGCGCCGCGGGAGAATGTGCAATACATGGACGTGGCACCGGCGCAGATCGTGTCGGTGGCGGCCTCGCTGATTCCCTTCCTGGAGCATGACGACGCCAACCGCGCCCTGATGGGCTCCAACATGCAGCGCCAGGCCGTCCCCTGCTTGCGGCCGGAGAAACCGCTGGTGGGAACCGGCATCGAGCGTACCGCTGCGGTCGATTCCGGCACCGTCGTCACCGCCACGCGCGGCGGCGTGGTGGATTACGTGGACGCCACTCGTATCGTGGTGCGTGTCAACGACGACGAAACGGCGCCAGGCGAGGTGGGCGTGGACATCTACAGCCTGACCAAGTTCACCCGGTCCAACCAGAACACCAACATCAACCAGCGACCGCTGGTGAAGATCGGTGATGTGATCAGCCGCGGCGACGTGATCGCGGATGGCGCGTCCACCGATACCGGCGAGCTGGCGCTGGGGCAGAACATGTTCGTGGCCTTCATGCCCTGGAACGGCTACAACTTCGAGGACTCCATCCTGATCAACGAGCGGGTGGTGGCCGAGGACCGCTATACCTCCATCCACATCGAAGAGCTGTCCGTGGTGGCGCGCGACACCAAGCTGGGTCCCGAGGAGATCACGCGCGACATTCCCAACTTGTCCGAGCGCATGGCCTCGCGCCTGGATGAATCCGGCATCGTCTATATCGGTGCCGAGGTGCAGGCGGGGGACGTCCTGGTGGGCAAGGTCACGCCCAAGGGCGAGACCCAGCTCACGCCGGAGGAGAAACTGCTACGCGCCATCTTCGGCGAAAAGGCCTCGGACGTGAAGGACACCAGTCTGCGTGTGCCGTCCGGCATGTCCGGCACGGTGATCGACGTGCAAGTGTTCACGCGCGAGGGTATCGAGCGCGACAAGCGCGCGGCGCAGATCATCGAGGACATGCTCAAGGAGTACAAGAAGGATCTCGCCGACCGCATGCGCATCGTCGAGGAGGACACCTTCGGCCGCATTGAGCGCCTGCTGATCGGCAAGGTGGCCAACGGCGGACCGAAGAAGCTCGCCAAGGGCAGCAAGATCACCAAGAGCTACCTGTCGGAGATCGGGCGCTATGACTGGTTCGACATCCGGCTGGCCAACGAGGAAGCTGCCACCCAGCTCGAGCTGCTCAAGGAAAGTCTGGACGCCAAGCGGCGCGAGTTCGACCAGATGTTCGCCGAGAAGAAGAAAAAGCTCACCTCCGGCGACGAGCTGCCTCCGGGCGTGCTCAAGATGGTTAAGGTCTATCTGGCCGTCAAGCGGCGGCTGCAGCCCGGGGACAAGATGGCGGGCCGACACGGCAACAAGGGCGTGATTTCCAAGATCGTGCCGGTGGAAGACATGCCCTACATGGAAGACGGCACGCCGGTGGACATCGTGCTCAATCCCCTGGGCGTGCCCTCCCGTATGAACGTGGGCCAGATCCTGGAGACTCACCTAGGCTGGGCGGCCAAGGGCTTGGGCCAGCAAATCGCCAAAATGCTGGAAGATGCGCAGAACCTCACCGTGGCCCAGTTGCGCAAGTATCTGGAAAAGATCTACAACCGCACCGGCCGCCCGGAGGACCTTAATGCCCTCACCGACAAGGAGATCGTCGAGCTGGCGGTGAACCTGCGTGACGGCGTGCCCTTCGCCTCGCCAGTGTTCGACGGCGCGACCGAGGAGGAAATCAAAGACATGCTGGAGCTGGCGGGACTGCCCCGCTCCGGCCAGGTCACGCTCTATGATGGCCGCACCGGCGAGCCCTTCGAGCGGCCCGTCACCGTGGGCTACATGCACATGCTGAAGCTGCACCACCTGGTGGACGACAAGATGCACGCGCGTTCCACCGGTCCCTACTCCCTGGTCACCCAGCAGCCCCTGGGCGGCAAGGCCCAGTTCGGTGGCCAGCGTTTCGGCGAAATGGAGGTGTGGGCGCTGGAGGCCTATGGTGCTGCCTACACCTTGCAGGAAATGCTCACGGTCAAGTCCGACGACGTCAACGGCCGCACCAAGATGTACGAAAACATCGTCAAGGGTGACCACAGGATCGACGCAGGCATGCCCGAGTCCTTCAACGTGCTGGTGAAGGAAATCCGGTCCCTGGCCATCGACATCGATCTGGAGCGCGACTGA
- the secE gene encoding preprotein translocase subunit SecE has translation MGSMADKLKLALAALLVVAGLTGFYALASKPMALRVLAVVGGVAAAALVAWFTAPGRQFVAFARESVAEAKRVVWPTRKEAMQTTGVVFVFVVLMALFIFVVDASLGAILRMLMERGS, from the coding sequence ATGGGATCCATGGCGGACAAACTCAAACTGGCCCTGGCGGCCTTGCTCGTGGTGGCGGGGCTGACCGGCTTTTATGCGTTGGCCAGCAAGCCGATGGCGCTGCGCGTGCTGGCGGTGGTGGGGGGTGTGGCGGCAGCGGCGCTGGTGGCGTGGTTTACTGCGCCTGGCCGCCAGTTCGTGGCCTTTGCCCGCGAGTCTGTCGCCGAGGCCAAGCGCGTGGTCTGGCCCACCCGCAAGGAGGCCATGCAAACCACCGGCGTGGTGTTCGTGTTCGTGGTGTTGATGGCGCTGTTCATTTTCGTGGTGGATGCCTCGCTGGGTGCGATTCTGCGCATGTTGATGGAACGGGGAAGCTGA
- a CDS encoding glycosyltransferase family 4 protein, with translation MRLALVRQRYTPFGGAERFVARALEALRAQGVQVTLVTRHWEGAGEVLRCDPFYLGSLWRDLGFARCVCRALAAQPFDLVQSHERLVCCDLYRAGDGVHRVWLEQRRRTQSWFARLAQALNPYHRYVLTAERRLFESPRLKAVICNSRMVRDEILTHFAIDPGKLHVIYSGVDLARFHPANREQRREARHQLGLSAASTVFLFLGSGYERKGLATLLAAFAQLDAPAAQLLVVGRDRHARRYQRLAQRLGCGARTLFLGPREDVLSCYHAADALVLPTLYDPFPNVALEALACGLPVVTSTKSGAAEVLEEGVTGFVRDALDVSGIADALARLLHPAARAPMGQAARAEAERFNAQAATQALLGLYQRLLAGVQGLDSGTLTPFSQPSAPPTDPA, from the coding sequence GTGCGCCTGGCCCTGGTGCGCCAGCGCTACACCCCCTTCGGCGGCGCGGAACGCTTCGTGGCCCGGGCGTTGGAAGCCCTGCGCGCCCAGGGTGTGCAGGTCACCCTCGTCACCCGCCACTGGGAGGGTGCCGGCGAGGTGCTCCGCTGCGACCCCTTCTACCTGGGCAGTCTATGGCGGGACTTGGGGTTTGCTCGTTGCGTCTGCCGCGCCCTTGCCGCGCAGCCCTTCGACCTGGTGCAGTCCCACGAGCGGCTGGTCTGCTGTGATCTGTACCGGGCGGGCGACGGGGTCCACCGGGTGTGGCTCGAACAGCGCAGGCGCACGCAGTCCTGGTTCGCGCGGCTCGCTCAGGCCCTCAATCCCTACCACCGCTATGTGCTGACAGCAGAGCGGCGCTTGTTCGAAAGCCCGCGTCTGAAGGCGGTGATCTGCAACTCGCGCATGGTGCGTGACGAAATTCTCACCCATTTCGCCATCGACCCCGGCAAGCTGCACGTGATCTATAGCGGCGTGGATCTGGCTCGCTTCCACCCGGCCAACCGCGAGCAGCGCAGGGAAGCGCGGCACCAACTGGGGCTTTCGGCGGCGTCCACGGTGTTCCTGTTCCTGGGCTCGGGATACGAACGCAAGGGGCTCGCCACGTTGCTAGCCGCCTTTGCCCAGCTGGATGCCCCCGCGGCGCAGCTATTGGTGGTGGGACGCGATCGCCACGCGCGGCGCTACCAGCGCCTGGCCCAGCGGCTGGGCTGTGGGGCGCGCACGCTTTTCCTCGGTCCACGAGAAGACGTGCTTTCCTGCTACCACGCGGCCGATGCCCTGGTATTGCCTACGCTCTACGATCCCTTCCCCAACGTGGCATTGGAAGCCCTGGCCTGCGGCCTGCCAGTCGTGACCTCCACCAAGTCCGGCGCGGCGGAGGTGCTGGAAGAAGGTGTGACGGGTTTCGTGCGCGATGCGCTCGACGTTTCCGGCATCGCCGATGCCCTGGCGCGGCTTCTGCATCCCGCAGCGCGCGCGCCCATGGGGCAGGCGGCGCGGGCAGAAGCAGAGCGCTTTAACGCGCAGGCCGCAACCCAGGCCCTACTGGGTCTTTACCAGCGTCTTCTAGCTGGAGTACAAGGCCTTGATTCCGGTACACTTACGCCTTTTTCCCAACCGAGCGCCCCGCCTACGGACCCCGCGTGA
- the nusG gene encoding transcription termination/antitermination protein NusG has translation MAKRWYVVHTYSGFEKSVKRALEERIKREHMEDKFGQILVPVEEVVEMKGGQKRTSERKFFPGYVLVEMEMNDATWHLVKSVPKVTGFVGGSAAKPTPISEKEVQALLHQMQEGVEKPRPKVLFEVGEAVRVTEGPFTDFHGNVEEVNYDKNKLRVSVMIFGRSTPVELDFSQVEKA, from the coding sequence ATGGCCAAACGCTGGTATGTGGTGCACACCTACTCCGGCTTCGAGAAGAGCGTCAAGCGCGCCCTCGAAGAACGCATCAAGCGCGAGCACATGGAGGACAAGTTCGGCCAGATCCTGGTGCCGGTGGAGGAAGTGGTCGAGATGAAGGGCGGTCAGAAGCGCACCAGCGAGCGCAAATTCTTCCCGGGCTACGTGCTGGTGGAAATGGAAATGAACGATGCCACCTGGCACCTGGTGAAGAGCGTGCCCAAGGTCACCGGTTTCGTCGGGGGGTCCGCGGCTAAGCCCACACCCATCAGCGAGAAGGAAGTCCAGGCGCTGCTGCACCAGATGCAAGAAGGGGTGGAGAAGCCCCGGCCCAAAGTGCTGTTTGAGGTGGGCGAGGCGGTGCGTGTCACCGAGGGGCCGTTCACCGATTTCCATGGCAATGTGGAAGAGGTCAACTACGACAAGAACAAGCTCAGGGTGTCGGTCATGATCTTCGGCCGTTCCACCCCGGTCGAACTGGACTTCAGCCAGGTGGAGAAGGCCTGA
- the tuf gene encoding elongation factor Tu produces the protein MAKEKFERKKPHVNVGTIGHVDHGKTTLTAAITTILAKKFGGEAKKYDEIDSAPEEKARGITINTAHVEYETAKRHYAHVDCPGHADYVKNMITGAAQMDGAILVVSAADGPMPQTREHILLARQVGVPYIVVYLNKADMVDDPELLELVEMEVRELLSKYDFPGDDTPIIVGSALKALEGDQSEIGEPSILKLADALDNYIPDPVRAIDQPFLMPIEDVFSISGRGTVVTGRVERGVVKVGDEVEIVGLRPTQKTTVTGVEMFRKLLDQGQAGDNVGVLLRGTKREEVERGQVLAKPGTITPHTKFTAEIYVLSKEEGGRHTPFFNGYRPQFYFRTTDVTGAVELPAGVEMVMPGDNVQITVSLIQPIAMEEGLRFAIREGGRTVGAGVVSKIIE, from the coding sequence ATGGCAAAGGAAAAGTTTGAGCGTAAGAAGCCGCATGTGAATGTGGGGACGATTGGTCATGTGGACCATGGCAAGACCACTTTGACGGCGGCGATCACCACGATTTTGGCGAAGAAGTTTGGTGGTGAGGCGAAGAAGTATGATGAGATTGACTCGGCGCCGGAGGAGAAGGCGCGTGGTATTACGATCAACACGGCGCATGTGGAGTATGAGACGGCGAAGCGGCACTATGCGCATGTGGACTGTCCGGGTCATGCGGACTATGTGAAGAACATGATTACGGGTGCGGCGCAGATGGATGGTGCCATTTTGGTGGTATCGGCGGCGGATGGTCCGATGCCGCAGACGCGGGAGCATATTTTGTTGGCGCGTCAGGTGGGGGTGCCGTACATTGTGGTGTATTTGAACAAGGCGGACATGGTGGACGATCCCGAGCTTTTGGAGCTGGTTGAGATGGAAGTGCGGGAGTTGTTGTCCAAGTATGATTTTCCTGGGGACGACACGCCGATTATTGTGGGGTCGGCGCTGAAGGCGTTGGAGGGGGATCAGAGCGAGATTGGTGAGCCGTCGATTTTGAAGTTAGCGGATGCGCTGGACAATTATATTCCGGACCCGGTGCGAGCGATTGACCAGCCGTTTTTGATGCCGATTGAGGATGTGTTTTCGATTTCGGGTCGTGGCACGGTGGTGACGGGGCGTGTGGAGCGTGGTGTGGTCAAGGTGGGTGATGAGGTGGAGATTGTGGGTTTGCGTCCGACCCAGAAGACCACGGTGACGGGTGTGGAGATGTTCCGCAAGCTGTTGGACCAGGGGCAAGCTGGGGATAACGTGGGTGTGCTGCTGCGTGGGACGAAGCGTGAGGAAGTGGAGCGTGGTCAGGTGTTGGCCAAGCCTGGGACGATTACGCCGCACACCAAGTTTACGGCTGAGATTTATGTGTTGTCGAAGGAAGAGGGTGGGCGTCATACGCCGTTTTTCAATGGCTATCGTCCGCAGTTTTATTTTCGGACGACGGACGTGACGGGTGCGGTGGAGTTGCCGGCGGGTGTGGAGATGGTGATGCCGGGTGACAACGTGCAGATCACGGTGAGCTTAATCCAGCCGATTGCCATGGAAGAGGGGTTGCGTTTTGCGATTCGCGAAGGCGGCCGCACCGTGGGCGCCGGCGTGGTGTCGAAGATCATTGAATAA
- the rplK gene encoding 50S ribosomal protein L11: MAKKIVGYIKLQVPAGKANPSPPIGPALGQRGLNIMEFCKAFNAQTQGMEPGLPIPVVITAYADKSFTFVMKTPPASVLLKKAAKVEKGSSKPHTDKVGRITRGQAEEIAKMKMPDLTAADLEAAVRTIAGSARSMGIEVEGL, encoded by the coding sequence ATGGCAAAGAAAATCGTCGGCTACATCAAGCTGCAGGTGCCGGCGGGCAAGGCCAATCCCTCGCCTCCCATCGGTCCCGCGCTGGGCCAGCGCGGTCTGAACATCATGGAATTCTGCAAGGCCTTCAATGCCCAGACCCAGGGCATGGAACCGGGCCTGCCGATCCCCGTGGTGATCACCGCCTACGCAGACAAGTCCTTCACCTTCGTGATGAAGACGCCGCCAGCCAGCGTGCTATTGAAGAAAGCGGCCAAGGTGGAGAAGGGCTCGTCCAAACCCCACACCGACAAGGTGGGCCGCATCACCCGCGGTCAGGCCGAGGAAATCGCCAAGATGAAAATGCCGGATCTCACCGCTGCTGATCTGGAGGCCGCGGTGCGCACTATCGCCGGCAGCGCCCGCAGCATGGGCATCGAAGTGGAGGGGTTGTGA
- the rplA gene encoding 50S ribosomal protein L1, whose product MAKLSKRRQAILAKVDRNKIYPVDEALKLVKETATAKFDESVDVAVNLGVDARKSDQLVRGSIVLPKGTGKTVRVAVFAQGAAADAAREAGADIVGFDDLAAQIKEGRMDFDVVIATPDSMRVVGQLGQILGPRGLMPNPKVGTVTPNVAEAVKNAKAGQVQYRTDKAGIVHCTIGRASFAPQDLKANLLALVDALNKAKPAAAKGVYLKKIAISSTMGVGVKVDQASLTT is encoded by the coding sequence ATGGCCAAGCTTTCCAAACGCCGTCAGGCCATCCTGGCCAAGGTGGACCGCAATAAGATCTATCCAGTGGACGAGGCACTGAAGCTGGTGAAGGAAACCGCTACCGCAAAGTTCGACGAGTCCGTGGATGTGGCTGTCAATCTGGGCGTGGATGCACGCAAATCCGACCAGCTGGTGCGCGGCTCCATCGTGCTGCCCAAGGGCACCGGCAAGACCGTGCGTGTGGCGGTGTTCGCCCAGGGCGCGGCGGCCGATGCCGCCCGCGAGGCAGGGGCTGACATCGTCGGCTTCGATGATCTCGCCGCCCAGATCAAGGAAGGCCGCATGGACTTCGACGTGGTCATCGCCACGCCGGATTCCATGCGCGTGGTGGGGCAGCTGGGTCAGATCCTTGGTCCCCGCGGTCTCATGCCCAACCCCAAGGTGGGGACAGTGACGCCCAACGTGGCCGAGGCGGTGAAAAACGCCAAGGCGGGCCAGGTGCAGTACCGGACGGACAAGGCGGGCATCGTCCACTGCACCATCGGCCGCGCCTCCTTTGCTCCGCAGGACCTCAAGGCCAACCTGCTGGCGCTGGTGGATGCCCTCAACAAGGCCAAACCCGCCGCTGCCAAGGGTGTATATCTGAAAAAGATTGCCATCTCCAGCACCATGGGGGTCGGCGTGAAGGTGGATCAGGCTTCTTTGACGACCTGA
- the rfaQ gene encoding putative lipopolysaccharide heptosyltransferase III, with amino-acid sequence MAVPVLPSFLPLPDDAIDLERLRRVLVIKLRHLGDVLLTSPVFSVLARRAPHLELDALVYRDCAVMLEGHPAITHIHTIDKRWKTLPPATRLRAEWSLLKALKARRYDLVIHLTEHPRGAWLARLTGARYGVARQRPGRFWRGSFSHLYPWLAGNRRHTVELHLDALRRIGIQPQPHERGLTFVPGAEAEAAVDALLAAHGLTRGGFLVFHPGSRWWFKTWPAGQAAQLVDGLAARGWPVVLTAAPEPAERAFLAQVRALSAAPVVDLGGHLGLKELGALIGRARLFIGMDSAPMHLSAAMGTPTVALFGPSGEREWGPWGVPSRILTSAHSCRPCGQDGCGSGKVSECLLSIEPQLVLEAVEELVCCGDG; translated from the coding sequence ATGGCCGTGCCCGTCTTGCCGTCTTTTCTTCCCCTCCCGGATGACGCCATCGACCTGGAACGCCTGCGGCGCGTGCTGGTCATCAAGCTCCGCCACCTGGGCGATGTGCTCCTTACCAGCCCGGTATTCAGCGTGCTGGCCCGACGGGCGCCCCATTTGGAACTGGACGCCCTGGTCTATCGTGACTGCGCCGTGATGCTCGAGGGACACCCCGCCATCACCCATATCCACACGATAGACAAGCGCTGGAAAACCCTGCCCCCAGCCACCCGGCTGCGGGCGGAATGGAGCTTGCTAAAAGCCCTCAAGGCACGCCGCTACGACCTGGTCATCCACCTCACGGAACACCCACGTGGCGCTTGGCTTGCGCGCCTGACAGGCGCCCGTTATGGCGTCGCTCGCCAGCGACCCGGGCGCTTCTGGCGGGGTAGTTTCAGCCACCTCTATCCGTGGCTGGCCGGCAATCGCCGTCACACCGTCGAATTGCACCTGGACGCCCTGCGTCGCATCGGCATCCAGCCGCAACCCCATGAGCGGGGGCTCACCTTCGTGCCGGGGGCAGAAGCAGAAGCTGCCGTCGATGCGCTTTTGGCTGCACACGGCCTGACCCGAGGCGGCTTCCTGGTTTTTCATCCAGGCTCGCGCTGGTGGTTCAAGACCTGGCCTGCGGGTCAGGCGGCGCAGCTCGTGGACGGGCTTGCCGCGCGCGGCTGGCCAGTGGTGCTGACCGCCGCACCCGAGCCGGCGGAGCGGGCGTTCCTCGCTCAGGTGCGCGCCCTGAGCGCCGCCCCGGTGGTGGATTTGGGCGGGCACCTCGGCCTCAAGGAGTTGGGCGCCCTGATCGGGCGCGCCCGGCTGTTCATCGGCATGGATTCGGCCCCCATGCACCTTTCGGCGGCCATGGGCACGCCCACGGTGGCCCTGTTCGGTCCCAGCGGGGAGCGGGAGTGGGGGCCCTGGGGCGTGCCCAGCCGAATTCTGACCTCAGCCCACTCCTGTCGGCCCTGCGGCCAGGATGGCTGTGGTAGCGGCAAAGTGAGCGAGTGCTTGCTGTCAATTGAGCCCCAGCTCGTGCTGGAAGCAGTGGAGGAACTCGTCTGCTGTGGCGACGGCTAG